Proteins found in one Streptomyces sp. NBC_00461 genomic segment:
- a CDS encoding ricin-type beta-trefoil lectin domain protein — protein MSALRRLLRRLRASTAVLTGLVLAAGGLVGTVAAPAHAATSVTINGASVGRTFDGVGAISGGGGNSRLLTDYPEPQRSQILDYLFRPGYGASLQMLKAEIGGDTNSTSGAEPSHQHTRSDLNCDRGYEWWLMEQAKARNPNIKLYGLAWGAPGWIGGGNFWSTDMINYLVSWLGCAKQHGLGIDYLGGWNERGYNVSWYEQLRSALNANGYTGVKIVAADSDWSVANDVNSNQAFAAAVSVIGTHYPCGYRSSQSNCSVPSAATSSGKPLWASENGSDDYNGGAPAMARGINRGYIDGRMTAYLNWPVVAAITPNLPYPTMGLTLASQPWSGHYAIGKNTWVMAHTSQFTAPGWKYLDSSSGYIGGNRNNGSYVSLKSTNNADWSTVIETMDAGSAQTLNLNVTGGLSNATVHVWSTDVNSANPADYFVHTTDITPSGGGLSLTLQPHRLYTLTTTTGQGKGTATAPAQGAMSLPYSDSFDGNATGTEAKYLMDWQGAFEVAGCGGGRGGKCVRQMSPQKPITWDALSDPHALLGDVSWSNYTVSSDVLLEQPGYAELIGRANGQDYSSTGGLNAYHLRVSDTGAWSILNSGTNGTVSTLAHGTTAALGTNRWHTLALTFSGTSVTAVIDGATAGSANDRTWAGGQVGYATSQGETAQFDNLSLTPGSGGSGGGTTAPIVGAGSGRCVDVPNQSQTSGTQVELWDCNGGSNQQWTSTSAGELRVYGSVCLDASGSGTSPGTKVDIRTCEGGGNQKWTLNADGTITGAQSGLCLDATGAGTANGTLLELWTCSGADNQKWARE, from the coding sequence GTGTCAGCACTCAGACGGCTGCTGCGGCGCCTGCGCGCCTCGACGGCCGTGCTCACGGGCCTCGTCCTGGCCGCCGGCGGCCTCGTCGGCACGGTCGCCGCGCCGGCTCACGCCGCGACCTCCGTCACCATCAACGGCGCCTCCGTCGGACGGACCTTCGACGGCGTCGGCGCGATCAGCGGCGGTGGCGGCAACAGCAGACTTCTGACCGACTATCCCGAGCCCCAGCGCAGCCAGATCCTCGACTACCTCTTCCGGCCCGGCTACGGGGCCTCCCTGCAGATGCTCAAGGCCGAGATCGGCGGGGACACCAACTCCACCTCGGGAGCCGAGCCGAGCCACCAGCACACCCGTTCCGACCTGAACTGCGACCGGGGCTACGAATGGTGGCTCATGGAGCAGGCCAAGGCCCGCAACCCGAACATCAAGCTGTACGGACTGGCCTGGGGCGCCCCCGGCTGGATCGGGGGCGGCAACTTCTGGTCCACCGACATGATCAACTACCTGGTCTCGTGGCTGGGCTGCGCCAAACAGCACGGGCTCGGTATCGACTACCTCGGCGGTTGGAACGAGAGAGGCTACAACGTCTCCTGGTACGAGCAACTGCGCAGTGCGCTCAACGCCAACGGCTACACCGGCGTCAAGATCGTCGCAGCCGACTCGGACTGGTCCGTGGCGAACGACGTCAACTCCAACCAGGCGTTCGCCGCAGCGGTGAGCGTCATCGGCACGCACTACCCCTGCGGTTACCGCTCCTCCCAGTCCAACTGCTCGGTGCCGTCGGCCGCCACATCGTCCGGCAAGCCGCTGTGGGCCAGCGAGAACGGCTCGGACGACTACAACGGGGGAGCACCGGCCATGGCCCGCGGCATCAACCGTGGATACATCGACGGCCGGATGACCGCGTACCTCAACTGGCCGGTGGTCGCGGCGATCACACCGAACCTGCCGTACCCCACCATGGGTCTCACGCTCGCCTCGCAGCCGTGGTCCGGCCACTACGCTATCGGCAAGAACACCTGGGTGATGGCGCACACCAGCCAGTTCACCGCCCCGGGCTGGAAGTACCTCGACTCCTCCAGCGGCTACATCGGCGGCAACCGCAACAACGGCAGCTATGTCTCGCTGAAGTCCACCAACAACGCCGACTGGTCCACCGTCATCGAGACGATGGACGCCGGCAGCGCCCAGACCCTGAACCTCAACGTCACCGGAGGCCTGTCCAACGCCACCGTCCACGTCTGGTCGACCGACGTCAACTCCGCCAATCCCGCCGACTACTTCGTGCACACCACGGACATCACCCCGTCCGGCGGCGGCCTCAGCCTGACCCTGCAGCCCCATCGCCTCTACACCCTGACCACCACGACCGGTCAGGGCAAGGGCACCGCGACCGCTCCCGCCCAGGGCGCCATGAGCTTGCCGTACAGCGACTCCTTCGACGGCAACGCCACCGGCACCGAGGCGAAGTACCTCATGGACTGGCAGGGCGCCTTCGAGGTCGCGGGCTGCGGCGGAGGACGCGGCGGCAAGTGCGTGCGCCAGATGAGCCCCCAGAAACCGATCACCTGGGACGCCCTGTCCGATCCGCACGCCCTGCTCGGTGACGTGAGCTGGAGCAACTACACCGTCTCGTCCGACGTGCTGCTAGAACAGCCGGGATACGCCGAGCTGATAGGACGCGCGAACGGGCAGGACTACAGCAGCACCGGCGGACTGAACGCCTACCACCTGAGGGTCAGCGACACCGGAGCCTGGTCGATCCTGAACTCCGGCACCAACGGCACCGTCTCCACCCTCGCCCATGGCACGACCGCGGCCCTGGGCACCAACCGGTGGCACACTCTCGCGCTCACCTTCTCCGGAACCTCCGTCACCGCCGTCATCGACGGTGCCACGGCCGGTTCCGCCAACGACCGCACCTGGGCCGGCGGACAGGTCGGCTACGCGACCAGCCAGGGTGAGACGGCACAGTTCGACAACCTCTCTCTCACCCCCGGCAGCGGCGGATCCGGCGGCGGCACGACCGCCCCGATCGTCGGGGCCGGCTCCGGCCGGTGCGTGGACGTACCGAACCAGTCCCAGACGTCCGGCACCCAGGTGGAGCTGTGGGACTGCAACGGCGGCAGCAACCAGCAGTGGACGAGCACCTCGGCCGGTGAACTGCGCGTCTACGGCAGCGTCTGCCTGGACGCCTCGGGGAGCGGCACCAGCCCCGGCACCAAGGTCGACATCCGGACCTGCGAGGGCGGCGGCAACCAGAAGTGGACGCTCAACGCCGACGGCACGATCACCGGCGCCCAGTCCGGCCTGTGCCTGGACGCCACCGGTGCGGGAACAGCCAACGGCACCCTGCTGGAGCTGTGGACCTGCAGCGGGGCCGACAACCAGAAGTGGGCACGCGAGTGA
- a CDS encoding RICIN domain-containing protein, whose amino-acid sequence MTTRARPGRLALVSGVVLALVLALLSTAPSRAAAGTSLSVDLASARGPSTGVGEGFLYGISEDGSQPVDQFLQPLGINAFRGGGWFSGGWIRDGYQYASATRADVDSIVAQAKRLTRPPYHAQYQVLVSDIYGANGGQPSKTRYPCDNGDCSNWIGFIDSTVGALQASGLTFSYDIWNEPDISAFWTRGVNSAQYFQMWDTAYREIRRIAPGAQIVGPSLAFTPQGNPGEWRTWLAHVKAAGTVPDMITNHNEGDVDDPVTVAQSLRNALSAAGIGPLPLSSNEYQPADRQTAGVTAWYLARFAQSGYANAMRGNWVCCVTPNLTGVLTQSGGTWQPTGNWWALRDYADLTGTLVDTSGQVGSTAIAAAEDAAAKRAVAVIGDSNGYTGAASVTFNGLASVPWLTNAGSVHVTVHRIPDQAPLGAPQTVYDQNVSASGGSVTVPFTFQGAHDAFAVYLTPASSGGGGFPDGYHQLVVANDDLCLDVYGNSTTAGTVIDQWTCNGQGNQQFRFMPASDGYGELRAQNSGQDVAVAGSSTAAGTPDIVQQAPGTAAGALWLPVRQSDGTYAFQNRNSGLCLDVYGAGSNAGQQLDQWQCKNAPGTNQDFAVR is encoded by the coding sequence ATGACGACGAGAGCGAGACCCGGCCGTCTGGCACTGGTGAGCGGTGTCGTCCTGGCACTCGTCCTGGCGCTGTTGTCGACGGCCCCGAGCCGGGCCGCCGCGGGCACGTCGCTGAGCGTCGACCTGGCATCGGCCCGGGGACCGTCGACCGGCGTGGGGGAGGGGTTCCTCTACGGCATCAGCGAGGACGGCAGCCAGCCTGTCGACCAGTTCCTCCAGCCGCTGGGGATCAACGCGTTCCGCGGCGGCGGATGGTTCTCCGGCGGCTGGATCAGGGACGGCTACCAGTACGCCTCGGCAACCCGGGCCGACGTCGACTCGATCGTCGCACAGGCGAAACGCCTCACCCGGCCGCCCTACCACGCGCAGTACCAGGTGCTGGTCAGCGACATCTACGGCGCGAACGGCGGCCAGCCCTCGAAAACGAGGTACCCCTGCGACAACGGCGACTGCTCCAACTGGATCGGCTTCATCGACTCCACGGTGGGCGCACTGCAGGCTTCGGGGCTCACGTTCTCCTACGACATCTGGAACGAGCCGGACATCTCCGCCTTCTGGACCCGGGGTGTCAACAGCGCCCAGTACTTCCAGATGTGGGACACCGCCTACCGGGAGATCCGGCGTATCGCCCCGGGGGCGCAGATCGTGGGCCCGTCCCTCGCGTTCACCCCGCAGGGCAACCCGGGCGAATGGCGGACCTGGCTCGCGCACGTGAAGGCGGCCGGGACGGTGCCGGACATGATCACCAACCACAACGAGGGCGACGTCGACGACCCGGTCACCGTCGCCCAGAGCCTCCGCAACGCCCTGAGCGCGGCGGGCATCGGCCCGTTGCCGCTGTCCTCGAACGAGTACCAGCCGGCCGACCGGCAGACCGCCGGGGTGACGGCCTGGTACCTGGCGCGGTTCGCGCAGTCCGGGTACGCCAACGCGATGCGCGGCAACTGGGTGTGCTGTGTCACCCCGAACCTGACGGGAGTGCTCACCCAGAGCGGGGGGACCTGGCAGCCGACCGGCAACTGGTGGGCGCTTCGGGACTACGCCGACCTGACCGGAACCCTCGTCGACACCTCCGGCCAGGTCGGCTCGACGGCCATCGCCGCCGCCGAGGACGCCGCCGCCAAACGCGCGGTGGCCGTCATCGGCGACTCCAACGGCTACACCGGCGCCGCGTCGGTGACCTTCAACGGGCTCGCGTCCGTGCCCTGGCTCACCAACGCCGGCAGTGTGCACGTCACCGTGCACCGCATCCCGGACCAGGCACCGCTGGGTGCGCCGCAGACCGTGTACGACCAGAACGTGAGCGCTTCCGGCGGCTCGGTCACCGTGCCGTTCACGTTCCAGGGCGCGCACGACGCCTTCGCCGTGTACCTGACTCCGGCGTCGTCCGGCGGCGGAGGCTTCCCGGACGGCTACCACCAACTCGTGGTCGCCAACGACGACTTGTGCCTGGACGTGTACGGCAACTCCACAACGGCGGGCACCGTGATCGACCAGTGGACCTGCAACGGGCAGGGCAACCAGCAGTTCCGGTTCATGCCGGCCTCGGACGGCTACGGCGAACTGCGCGCCCAGAACTCCGGCCAGGACGTGGCGGTCGCCGGCAGCTCCACGGCGGCGGGCACCCCGGACATCGTCCAGCAGGCCCCCGGCACGGCGGCGGGCGCCCTGTGGCTGCCCGTACGGCAGTCCGACGGCACGTACGCCTTCCAGAACCGCAACAGCGGTCTGTGCCTGGACGTGTACGGCGCCGGCAGCAACGCGGGACAGCAACTGGACCAATGGCAGTGCAAGAACGCGCCGGGCACCAACCAGGACTTCGCCGTCCGCTGA
- a CDS encoding arabinofuranosidase catalytic domain-containing protein, producing MPGSATDRRRRRFPAVLLIALVMALAALGTPSFATSARTGTPAVGHASAPAPAADASLPCDLYAAGGTPCVTAHATTRALFAAYNGPLYQIQRSSDHSYRDIGVLAAGGYADAASQVSFCSGTSCTITKIYDQTTRHNDLPISWGGYWKGPGPNGSDVGADAMALPVTAAGHQVFGVKGTQGVGYRIDHASGVATGSQPEGIYMVTSSNYTNQWCCFDYGSGENSHTDTGNATMNAIYWGNACWFNGCTGNGPWVEADLENGMFHTNTGSNKDPNNQGVHYPFVSAWLKNNGTSNFTLKYGNGAGGGLTTTFSGPLPNGYSPMKVDNSVLLGTGGDNSVSGQGEFFEGAMTAGYPSDATENAVQSAITAAGYGSGSGGGGTTGALHAVGAGKCLEVPGSSTTPGTQTQIRDCSGAANQTWSQSSSHELTVSLAGSRLCLDASERGTSPGTKVITWTCNGQSNQQWTLNTNGTVTSTLSGLCLDVSGAATANGTPVQLWTCNGQSNQKWTLS from the coding sequence ATGCCCGGATCAGCAACCGATCGCCGGCGCAGGCGATTCCCGGCGGTGCTCCTGATCGCCCTGGTGATGGCTCTGGCCGCGTTGGGGACACCCTCGTTCGCCACTTCCGCGCGGACCGGCACACCCGCCGTCGGCCACGCGTCGGCGCCCGCGCCCGCGGCGGACGCGTCGCTTCCGTGCGACCTCTACGCGGCGGGCGGAACGCCGTGCGTGACGGCGCACGCCACGACCAGGGCGCTCTTCGCGGCGTACAACGGGCCGCTGTACCAGATCCAGCGGTCCTCCGACCACAGCTACCGCGACATCGGGGTGCTCGCCGCGGGCGGGTACGCCGACGCGGCGTCCCAGGTGTCGTTCTGCTCGGGGACATCGTGCACGATCACGAAGATCTACGACCAGACCACCCGGCACAACGACCTGCCGATCTCCTGGGGCGGCTACTGGAAGGGGCCCGGCCCCAACGGATCGGACGTGGGCGCCGACGCCATGGCCCTGCCGGTGACCGCGGCCGGCCACCAGGTCTTCGGCGTCAAGGGTACCCAAGGTGTCGGGTACCGCATCGACCACGCGAGCGGAGTGGCCACCGGCTCCCAGCCCGAAGGCATCTACATGGTGACGTCGTCGAACTACACCAACCAGTGGTGCTGCTTCGACTACGGCAGCGGCGAGAACTCCCACACCGACACCGGCAACGCCACCATGAACGCCATCTACTGGGGCAACGCCTGCTGGTTCAACGGCTGCACCGGCAACGGCCCGTGGGTCGAGGCCGACCTGGAGAACGGCATGTTCCACACCAACACCGGCTCCAACAAGGACCCGAACAACCAGGGCGTGCACTACCCCTTCGTCAGCGCGTGGCTGAAGAACAACGGAACCAGCAACTTCACACTCAAGTACGGCAACGGAGCCGGCGGCGGCCTGACCACCACGTTCTCCGGCCCCCTGCCCAACGGATACTCCCCGATGAAGGTCGACAACTCCGTCCTCCTCGGCACCGGCGGCGACAACAGCGTCTCGGGGCAAGGCGAGTTCTTCGAAGGCGCGATGACGGCGGGCTACCCCTCCGACGCCACCGAGAACGCCGTCCAGTCCGCCATCACCGCCGCCGGCTACGGATCGGGCAGCGGCGGGGGCGGCACGACGGGTGCGCTGCACGCGGTGGGTGCGGGCAAGTGCCTTGAGGTGCCTGGCAGTTCGACGACTCCGGGCACGCAGACGCAGATCAGGGACTGCTCCGGCGCGGCGAACCAGACCTGGTCCCAGAGCTCCTCGCACGAGCTGACCGTCTCCCTGGCCGGCAGCCGTCTGTGCCTGGACGCCTCCGAACGGGGCACCAGCCCCGGCACCAAGGTCATCACCTGGACCTGCAACGGCCAGAGCAACCAGCAGTGGACGCTCAACACCAACGGCACCGTCACCAGCACCCTGTCCGGGCTGTGCCTGGACGTCTCGGGCGCCGCCACCGCCAACGGAACCCCCGTGCAGCTGTGGACCTGCAACGGCCAGTCCAACCAGAAATGGACGCTGAGCTGA
- a CDS encoding glycoside hydrolase family 27 protein, whose product MPTTTARARSVRPLPPLLSLRRSLALAFSAVLLVAAAPLLSLGTAPPAAALGNGLAPTPQMGFNDWNAYGCNVSESLIKSTAQAMHTNGMQAAGYSYVNIDDCWMTHNRDSGGHLVPDPAKFPDGIKGTADYVHSLGLKLGIYEDAGTATCAGYPGSLGHESTDAQSFASWGVDYLKYDNCNNTGAPARTRYTAMRDALAATGRPILYSLCNWGQDNVWTWGADVGNSWRTTGDISPSFSSMLSIFHSNVGLASYAGPGHWNDPDMLEVGNGSMTATESRSEFSLWAEMAAPLIAGTDIPSASSSTLSVLTNSRVIAVDQDPLGKQGTMVSSSGGLDVLAKPLANGDVSVALFNETNSTATITTTAAAIGKTGASAYTLTDLWSGASSTTSGTISASVPAHGTVMYRVAGGTGGGGGTSVTGELHAAGADKCLDVPNSTTTAGTQAEIWSCNGGANQTWTHSASGSLTVYSGSGQRCLDAYNNRTTPGTKVEIWTCNGQSNQQWTLNTDGTITGVQSGLCLDVTGGATADGSLAELWTCNGSSSQGWALR is encoded by the coding sequence ATGCCCACGACCACCGCGAGAGCCAGGAGCGTTCGGCCGCTGCCCCCGCTGCTGTCCCTGCGCAGAAGCCTGGCGCTCGCCTTCTCGGCCGTGCTGCTCGTCGCGGCCGCCCCCCTCCTCTCGCTCGGCACGGCGCCACCCGCCGCAGCACTCGGCAACGGACTCGCGCCGACCCCGCAGATGGGCTTCAACGACTGGAACGCGTACGGCTGCAACGTCTCCGAGTCGCTGATCAAGTCCACCGCCCAGGCGATGCACACCAACGGCATGCAGGCGGCCGGCTACTCGTACGTCAACATCGACGACTGCTGGATGACCCACAACCGCGACTCCGGCGGCCACCTGGTGCCGGATCCCGCGAAGTTCCCCGACGGCATCAAGGGCACCGCCGACTACGTGCACTCACTGGGCCTGAAGCTGGGCATCTACGAGGACGCGGGCACCGCGACCTGCGCGGGATACCCGGGCAGCCTCGGCCACGAGAGCACGGACGCGCAGTCGTTCGCGTCGTGGGGCGTGGACTACCTGAAGTACGACAACTGCAACAACACCGGTGCGCCGGCACGGACCCGGTACACCGCGATGCGGGACGCCCTGGCGGCCACCGGCCGGCCGATCCTGTACAGCCTGTGCAACTGGGGCCAGGACAACGTGTGGACGTGGGGCGCGGACGTGGGCAACAGCTGGCGCACCACGGGCGACATCAGCCCGAGCTTCTCCAGCATGCTGTCGATCTTCCACAGCAACGTCGGACTGGCCTCCTACGCCGGCCCGGGCCACTGGAACGACCCGGACATGCTGGAAGTCGGCAACGGCTCGATGACGGCCACCGAGAGCCGCAGCGAGTTCAGTCTCTGGGCGGAGATGGCCGCACCGCTGATCGCGGGCACCGACATCCCCTCGGCCAGCTCCTCCACCTTGTCCGTCCTGACCAACTCCCGGGTGATCGCGGTCGACCAGGACCCCCTCGGCAAGCAGGGCACCATGGTGTCCTCCTCGGGGGGCCTGGACGTGCTGGCCAAGCCGCTCGCCAACGGGGACGTGTCGGTGGCCCTGTTCAACGAGACGAACTCCACGGCGACCATCACCACCACCGCGGCCGCGATCGGCAAGACAGGGGCGTCCGCCTACACCCTCACCGACCTGTGGTCGGGCGCGTCCTCGACCACCTCCGGCACGATCAGCGCCTCCGTGCCGGCCCACGGCACCGTGATGTACCGGGTCGCGGGCGGCACCGGCGGAGGTGGCGGCACCAGCGTGACCGGCGAGCTGCACGCGGCCGGCGCGGACAAGTGCCTGGACGTGCCGAACTCCACCACGACCGCCGGCACCCAGGCGGAGATCTGGAGCTGCAACGGCGGCGCCAACCAGACCTGGACGCATTCCGCCTCTGGCTCGCTCACCGTCTACTCCGGCAGCGGCCAGAGGTGCCTGGACGCCTACAACAACCGGACCACGCCGGGAACGAAGGTGGAGATCTGGACCTGCAACGGCCAGAGCAACCAGCAGTGGACGCTGAACACCGACGGCACGATCACCGGCGTCCAGTCCGGCCTGTGCCTGGACGTCACCGGAGGGGCCACGGCTGACGGAAGTCTCGCCGAGCTGTGGACCTGCAACGGCAGCAGCAGCCAGGGATGGGCGCTGCGATGA
- a CDS encoding arabinofuranosidase catalytic domain-containing protein, whose translation MALLAMFLTAAPAWSAPTSAAALVSSASGRCLDVKGNVDTSGTGMQIWDCNGQANQAFEFTAAGELRTMNGTRCVDAYDTRTAPGAAVVIRPCDGRVTQMWRQNPDSTVTGAASGFCLDVSGAGTADGTAVILWTCNGQSNQKWTAPAPPADGSGPCDIYAAGATPCVAAHSTVRALYGSYNGPLYQVRRASDNATKDIGVLASGGFADAAAQDSFCAGTACVITVVRDQSGHGNDLWYQGSAQVPGSSQSSPAKATSESLTAGGTKAYSLYINPGNSYWRDGHLTGVPTGAAPEGAYMVTSGTHVNGGCCFDYGNSETDRKADAAGAMDAINFGTQCWFGGCSGSGPWVQADLEWGLYSGGSQSWNPGQRAFANKFVTAMLKNNGTSRFALKGGNAQSGGLTTLWDGGLPSGYSPMKKQGAIVLGSGGDCCKPGGGANLSAGTFYEGAVVAGYPSDATDSAVQADITAAGYR comes from the coding sequence ATGGCTTTGCTGGCCATGTTCCTGACCGCCGCACCGGCATGGTCGGCGCCGACGTCCGCGGCAGCCCTGGTGAGTTCGGCGTCGGGGCGGTGCCTCGACGTCAAGGGCAACGTCGACACCTCCGGTACGGGGATGCAGATCTGGGACTGCAACGGCCAGGCCAACCAGGCGTTCGAGTTCACGGCGGCCGGTGAGCTGAGGACGATGAACGGCACCCGGTGCGTGGACGCCTACGACACCCGGACCGCTCCCGGAGCCGCGGTGGTCATCCGGCCGTGCGACGGGCGGGTGACCCAGATGTGGCGACAGAACCCCGACTCGACCGTCACCGGTGCCGCCTCCGGATTCTGCCTGGACGTGAGCGGGGCGGGCACGGCCGACGGCACCGCGGTCATCCTGTGGACCTGCAACGGCCAGAGCAACCAGAAGTGGACCGCGCCGGCGCCTCCGGCGGACGGGTCGGGTCCGTGCGACATCTACGCCGCTGGCGCGACGCCGTGCGTGGCCGCGCACAGCACGGTGCGCGCGCTCTACGGCTCGTACAACGGCCCCCTCTACCAGGTCAGGCGCGCCTCGGACAACGCGACCAAGGACATCGGCGTACTGGCGTCCGGTGGCTTCGCCGACGCGGCGGCGCAGGACTCGTTCTGCGCGGGCACCGCATGCGTGATCACCGTCGTCCGCGACCAGTCCGGGCACGGCAACGACCTGTGGTACCAGGGCTCGGCCCAGGTCCCGGGCTCCAGTCAGAGCAGCCCCGCGAAGGCGACCTCCGAGTCGCTCACCGCCGGGGGGACCAAGGCCTACTCGCTGTACATCAACCCCGGCAACAGCTACTGGCGGGACGGTCACCTGACGGGCGTGCCGACCGGTGCCGCACCCGAGGGGGCGTACATGGTGACCAGCGGCACCCATGTCAACGGCGGCTGCTGCTTCGACTACGGCAACAGCGAGACGGACCGCAAGGCCGACGCCGCCGGGGCGATGGACGCGATCAACTTCGGCACCCAGTGCTGGTTCGGCGGCTGCTCCGGCAGCGGTCCCTGGGTGCAGGCCGATCTCGAATGGGGCCTGTACTCCGGCGGCAGCCAGTCCTGGAATCCGGGCCAGCGGGCGTTCGCGAACAAGTTCGTCACCGCGATGCTCAAGAACAACGGCACGTCGAGATTCGCCCTCAAGGGCGGCAACGCCCAGTCGGGCGGCCTGACAACCCTGTGGGACGGCGGCCTTCCCAGCGGATACAGCCCCATGAAGAAACAGGGGGCCATCGTTCTGGGCAGCGGCGGCGACTGCTGCAAGCCGGGCGGCGGCGCCAACCTGAGCGCCGGCACCTTCTACGAGGGCGCCGTCGTCGCCGGCTACCCCTCCGACGCGACCGACAGCGCGGTGCAGGCCGACATCACCGCCGCCGGCTACCGCTGA
- a CDS encoding ricin-type beta-trefoil lectin domain protein, whose protein sequence is MKTYSALLAAALTAALGVGAASPATAAAGSGSPPSGARLAAAPATVRLMPLGDSITWGVGSPSGNSYRGYLWNQLSAEGHAPDFVGSGRNGTLSDPDNEGHSGWRIDQIAGIADSVLARYRPNVITLEIGTNDLNGNYQIPTAPDRLRALIDQITRAAPDATVLLGTVIVSTSGTEEANRPAFNARLPGIVQDAQAAGKHVRLVDMSALTSADLSDALHPNDNGFRKMADAFNAGVQAADADGWIKPPVSAGGQVRSGIAGKCLDVSGGNSANGSAADIAACNGSAAQQWSAHADNTLRALGKCLDVTGRATANGSRIQIWDCNGGSNQQWQAYNGGYRNPASGRCLDDPGSSTTDGTQLVLWDCNGGANQQWTALPVTTSAP, encoded by the coding sequence ATGAAGACGTACTCGGCACTCCTGGCCGCCGCGCTCACGGCGGCGCTCGGCGTCGGCGCCGCGTCACCCGCGACGGCCGCCGCCGGCAGCGGTTCGCCGCCGTCCGGCGCACGCCTCGCCGCGGCGCCCGCCACCGTGCGGCTGATGCCGCTGGGCGACTCGATCACCTGGGGCGTCGGCAGCCCGTCGGGCAACAGCTACCGGGGCTACCTGTGGAACCAGCTGTCGGCCGAGGGGCACGCCCCGGACTTCGTCGGCTCGGGCCGCAACGGCACCCTGTCCGACCCGGACAACGAAGGCCACTCCGGGTGGCGGATCGACCAGATAGCCGGGATCGCCGACTCCGTGCTGGCCCGATACCGCCCGAACGTGATCACCCTGGAGATCGGCACCAACGACCTCAACGGCAACTACCAGATCCCGACCGCTCCCGACCGGCTCCGCGCACTCATCGACCAGATCACGCGCGCCGCCCCCGACGCGACCGTCCTACTGGGCACCGTGATCGTCTCCACCAGCGGCACCGAGGAGGCCAACCGGCCGGCGTTCAACGCGAGGCTTCCGGGAATCGTCCAGGACGCGCAGGCCGCCGGCAAGCACGTACGCCTGGTGGACATGAGTGCGCTGACCAGTGCGGACCTGTCCGACGCCCTGCACCCCAACGACAACGGTTTCCGCAAGATGGCGGACGCCTTCAACGCCGGGGTGCAGGCCGCCGACGCGGACGGCTGGATCAAACCGCCGGTTTCGGCGGGCGGTCAGGTGCGCTCCGGAATCGCGGGGAAGTGCCTGGACGTGAGCGGCGGCAACAGCGCCAACGGGAGCGCCGCGGACATCGCGGCCTGCAACGGCTCCGCCGCGCAGCAGTGGTCCGCGCACGCGGACAACACCCTGCGTGCGCTCGGCAAGTGCCTCGATGTGACCGGCCGCGCCACCGCCAACGGCAGCAGGATCCAGATCTGGGACTGCAACGGCGGCAGCAACCAGCAATGGCAGGCGTACAACGGCGGTTACCGCAACCCGGCCTCCGGCCGCTGCCTCGACGACCCCGGCTCGTCCACCACCGACGGCACACAACTGGTCCTGTGGGACTGCAACGGCGGAGCCAACCAGCAGTGGACCGCGCTGCCGGTCACCACCTCGGCTCCCTGA